In Lycium ferocissimum isolate CSIRO_LF1 chromosome 11, AGI_CSIRO_Lferr_CH_V1, whole genome shotgun sequence, a single genomic region encodes these proteins:
- the LOC132037127 gene encoding transcription initiation factor TFIID subunit 6-like has protein sequence MVALAQLPADNRKTEYKEDGVPADLKIPVKHVLSCELQLYYDRITELTVHKSNSPLFKEALESFATDPGLHPIGPYFTDFVADELHQSMPSVMTCLVARRLGNKISDHL, from the exons ATGGTAGCACTTGCTCAGCTGCCTGCTGATAACCGAAAGACCGAGTATAAGGAGGATGGAGTTCCTGCTGATCTTAAAATACCTGTTAAGCATGTCTTATCCTGTGAGCTTCAG CTTTATTATGACAGGATTACAGAGCTTACAGTGCACAAATCTAACTCCCCTCTCTTTAAAGAAGCTCTAGAAAGCTTTGCAACAGATCCTGGGCTTCATCCTATAGGTCCTTATTTCACAGATTTTGTTGCTGATGAG TTGCATCAATCAATGCCATCTGTAATGACATGCCTTGTTGCGAGAAGGTTGGGAAATAAAATCTCTGACCACCTTTAG